The genome window TAGATGAACGAAAAAAccaaaagaagaaaaagaaaagaaaaagacgacgaaaaaaaaaaaatgtagaagAAGGAGAAAAGGAAGGTGAATCTAAACAAACTATAGAAGGAGGAGAATCTTTAGATAAATGTTCTATTAATGATAAAGAAGGAAGAAAAGAATACAATGAAGAAGGAGAGGGAggagaagaagaagaagatgatgattATGATTATGATGACGACgaatatgatgatgatgatgataataattgtgCAGAAGAAGAAATggatgaagaagaaagatTAAGAAAATTGATAAGTgaaaattatcataatagATATGATTATACAGTTAAAGATAATTTTGAAATTTTACATAGAAGAGTTGAATGGTTTTATCATTGGTTTATTGAAAGTGCTTCAAATATTGAATATGATTATAGATGGAGTGTAATATtaccatatattatatttaaacatGATAAGAGCAAACCATTtgcaaaaaataattttattgatAATTTAAACGCTGAACTGTTTAAAAGCCGTACATCATCTACTACGAGTGCTCAAAAAAAGGATGTTAAGGAAGAAACTATGAATGGTTGTAAAATGGAAGGGGGTTCATTAGAAGTACCAAATAAATtaagtgaaaaaaaaaatgtatcaaCGGTTACTAATATATCAACCGTTACCAATATATCAACCGTTACTAATATATCAACTGTTACTAATATTTCCAGTGCATCAAAAGTGACTAGCACAAAAGGAAAGTCGAACTGTTTAACAAAAAATCAAATCGAGGAGCAAAATGATAAAGAATTAAGTGAAGGCACATTGAATGTaaacaaaaaggaaaaacaAATCGACGAAGTTATAGTAGTagaagatgaagatgaaaatgaagatcaagataaaaatgaagatcaAAATCAAAgtggggaaaaaaaaaagagtacTGGTAAAAGAGGTTTGTTAACGAATGGTCAGGAAGTAAATGAAAACAAGAAAAGAAACAAAGGTCAAAAATATGAAGATGAAcgaaatgataattatattgaaATAGTAGAAATAAAAGATGATGTTGAAGTGATAGAGATATCTGAGGGAGAAGAAAAAGAcgaaataaaagataaaatgaaagataaaataaaagataaaatgaaagataaaataaaagatgtAAACAATGAGGATAGTAGCAAAAGTAATAGTActaacaataataaaaaaaataatataagtagTAGTGATTGTAAtggtagtaataataataataataataataatgttacaCAAAAAGATGTTGTGTGTTTTCCAAAAGAATATGTAATTACCAATGATCTAGTCAAACAGGCAATATTTGATACCTTGAATAACGTATATagtaaaaatgaagaagattattattcttttcataATGATCATGAtgttgtttatttatatgcaGATTTGCTCaaggaaaaagaaaacaataattataataataataataataataacattttaGATGGACAAAAAGAAGATAAAGATACTGCCATTCAAAAGTGGAAGAGAGAAAGTGTTTCAAAGACAAATGTAATAGAATGTTTTAATGGTAAGAAAGAAGAACAAGATGAAGAAGGTAACGagtattgttattatttttatttatttggttTAGCAACAACTTATACATTCTTTACATTTCAATTTGATAGAAACAGAATATCTCAATTTTTGATTTTCCCTCCCATGCAATGTAAAGGGTTAGGTATGCAGGTTTTAGAAAAGATTTATCATTTATCAATTGTTAATACAAACATTAGAGAAATAACTGTTGAAGATCCAGCAGTTTCATTTACTCAATTAAGAGATATCATTACAATAAAAATGTGCAttgatttaaatattttatcaccGAGTGTTTTATATCCACAAGAATATTtaacaacaaaaaatattcaaaaggAAAATGTGGAATTAGATAAGAAGAGGTTTATGGCAGTTTGTAAAGAAACACACAAGCAAATTACTAGAATGATCGAAACTTTAATGTTAGCTGATGTATTACCTCATCCTGCTCCTGCATATACAGATAATGAGGAAAAGGTTACAGGTCTTAGGAAACGAGAGAAGAAAAATGATAACAACAATTCTTTAAATTCAATGGAATATTTTGAATCATCTGATTTATGTAAAGAAGTgcgaataaaaataaaaaagaggaTAAAAAATGATTACATAGGAAATttgataaacaaaaatatgaattGCATGGCAAGTGACGTCTTCCAAGATTATGTAAGAAAGggctaaaaaaaataacaaaataaagaaaataatataaaaaatatagatatatatatatatttgacatatttatgaatatatcatattttgtatatacatTGACACCATTTATATTCCAACGTGTGTGCAACTAgccattttgtatttttttttttttttttttttttttttttttttgcctgTATAAAGGTTTTTACATACACATTTTGGCTGtacaaatatttatgttcATGTTATcattagaaaatataaattcaaatgagaatgtttatatatatatgtaatcaTATTTATTGAATTCTTCCTTTATAGGTGAAAGAAGAACTATATAAGTTGTGGAGGAAACAATGTAGAGTTTATTATAGGTACGTTTagttatcaaaaaaaaaataaataaaaaaataaaaataaaataaaaaaataaaataataataaaactacCTGTACgttcataaatatttaagaaaaacacttattaatattaagtGCAACGTATTTggtaacatatatatatatatatatatatatatatatatttatatatatatttatatttatatgtcgtattttttgctttttatttattatattttttttttgtttttttatttttatttttatgtaggACTATAAGAAAGTTAAGAAACATATATCCATTATAACTACATACGAGCACACGTaaaagtataatataaaaaaaagtatacaCTGCTTTATCAAGATGAActctttttaattattatttaatttttaatttgaatatttatttcttctttttattgACAAACAttgtatatgaatatatgtcaaaaatgaaaaatgaagaaataaatatacataataataataatatttaactacatatattatatcggTATacttagaaaaaaataatagaaatatatctttttttttttttttttttctttttttttaattttttaatatcttttttaaataacatacatatatatatatatatatatatatatatatatatatatatatatatatttatttatgtgtaaGCATGCCATATAAACGCCATtctgttatatattatgtttgacataatattaatatttttcatatacatatttaatttatttcttttgaatataaaaattttaacaaAGAGAAGAGTCTTCGTCatcatattcattttgttcattGATTGAAGGATCATCTTGTATTcccatatataaattattaaaatcttcgtcatttttttgatttttatattttggcTTGGTTATACAAGATATGAAAagaattcttttatttttttttgcaaaGAAGAAGTAATTAAAACTTGATATACTTTCTTTATCAACATATGGATCATTATCTGTATCGTTTAAATAAGTATAGACATCACAATATTTGAAATCAATAagttcttttaatattttccatatttttttattgaatcctctataaattttttcaacaatataaaataagttatagtt of Plasmodium sp. gorilla clade G2 genome assembly, chromosome: 4 contains these proteins:
- a CDS encoding histone acetyltransferase, putative, with protein sequence MRTKSANKLNVEQTTGEIKKVELNREYYNCIKTYASDLQNLSFNFFPSINTYTCVPKLSAINTITFHPCISSSDYINKTYTFKPLFTHHFFSDSEQVIGFENLNIEFYYTCDNYEVFMKLNGSICDQYENSNYIMLMLLQSLYITTPYPGGFIESEEKFLSILNRNDKKLVKKNSYEEQVRNAIYKPPGYIIYEKHISKDIILQIRKCGFSSEYFKFDSSSDIKNIKRETVSGENGQVCDEMSTNNGKGSHENTSGSLLPTDVLEWDRTVNKRKAAVNNILIRSEKRGSRSRTNSVHTKSDSRKSSIVRRNTSDSLSKSKEDLEDNTKKVPGNGRRRRRKTSTIDNMENNVNDSNLNESNTNEDMGNKDNDENVDNKENEVNNETVDNNETVDNNETVDNNETVGNNETVDNNETVGNNENIDNINNNNNDNVVAEKNKVGTRKYSDSKNSCSSMNARNNVLNVWTKGKRRRRKKKREALIKNDADGNNSGEENKVVKSLYTRTVTEKDMSQMYKDYLKVLDERKNQKKKKKRKRRRKKKNVEEGEKEGESKQTIEGGESLDKCSINDKEGRKEYNEEGEGGEEEEDDDYDYDDDEYDDDDDNNCAEEEMDEEERLRKLISENYHNRYDYTVKDNFEILHRRVEWFYHWFIESASNIEYDYRWSVILPYIIFKHDKSKPFAKNNFIDNLNAELFKSRTSSTTSAQKKDVKEETMNGCKMEGGSLEVPNKLSEKKNVSTVTNISTVTNISTVTNISTVTNISSASKVTSTKGKSNCLTKNQIEEQNDKELSEGTLNVNKKEKQIDEVIVVEDEDENEDQDKNEDQNQSGEKKKSTGKRGLLTNGQEVNENKKRNKGQKYEDERNDNYIEIVEIKDDVEVIEISEGEEKDEIKDKMKDKIKDKMKDKIKDVNNEDSSKSNSTNNNKKNNISSSDCNGSNNNNNNNNVTQKDVVCFPKEYVITNDLVKQAIFDTLNNVYSKNEEDYYSFHNDHDVVYLYADLLKEKENNNYNNNNNNNILDGQKEDKDTAIQKWKRESVSKTNVIECFNGKKEEQDEEGNEYCYYFYLFGLATTYTFFTFQFDRNRISQFLIFPPMQCKGLGMQVLEKIYHLSIVNTNIREITVEDPAVSFTQLRDIITIKMCIDLNILSPSVLYPQEYLTTKNIQKENVELDKKRFMAVCKETHKQITRMIETLMLADVLPHPAPAYTDNEEKVTGLRKREKKNDNNNSLNSMEYFESSDLCKEVRIKIKKRIKNDYIGNLINKNMNCMASDVFQDYVKEELYKLWRKQCRVYYRTIRKLRNIYPL